Proteins encoded together in one Flavobacteriales bacterium window:
- a CDS encoding DUF853 family protein, with amino-acid sequence MRTTEEFTQAVQAGYAVQGGSIVLGAPLYQGTCTAAAPVRVPLRTMNRHGLIAGATGTGKTKSLQTLAEQLSLHGVPSLLMDIKGDLSGIAAPGTANDKIHARHQQLGFPYEPATLPVELLSLSGEKGARLRATISEFGPVLLGRILELNDTQQSVLALVFKYCDDNGLPLLDLKDLRRVLQFTTQEGKAEVQKQYGAVSPATVNTILRKLIEVEQQGADRFFGERSFDVNDLLAQRNGKGVVHIVRLTDIQDKPRLFSTFMLCLLAEIHATFPEVGDGEKPRLCLFIDEAHLIFNTATKPLLEQIETIIKLIRSKGVGVYFCTQDPTDVPEAVLGQLGLKVQHALRAFTAKDRTAIRRTAENYPLTDFYDTETLLTTLGIGEALVTALSEKGTPTPLAHTLMRAPSTRMDVLSPLELDGLVARSALAAKYNEVIDRDSAFELLEKRLNGEEGEAKPERAEKRSNTTEPKPAKPERSLVDDLSRNTMVRQVGNTLVRELTRGLLGVLGVRPRRR; translated from the coding sequence ATGCGAACGACCGAAGAGTTCACTCAGGCGGTGCAAGCGGGCTACGCCGTGCAGGGAGGTTCCATCGTGCTGGGCGCGCCGTTGTACCAGGGCACCTGCACAGCGGCCGCTCCCGTGCGTGTGCCCCTGCGCACCATGAACCGCCATGGGCTGATCGCCGGCGCCACCGGCACGGGCAAGACCAAGAGCCTGCAGACGCTGGCCGAGCAGCTCAGCCTGCATGGGGTGCCCAGCCTGTTGATGGACATCAAGGGCGACCTGAGCGGCATCGCCGCGCCGGGCACGGCCAACGACAAGATCCACGCGCGCCACCAGCAGCTCGGGTTCCCTTACGAGCCCGCGACCCTGCCGGTGGAGCTGCTGAGCCTCAGTGGCGAGAAGGGCGCCCGGTTACGTGCCACCATCAGTGAGTTCGGTCCGGTGCTGCTGGGCCGCATCCTGGAGCTGAACGACACCCAGCAGAGCGTGCTGGCCCTGGTGTTCAAGTACTGCGACGACAACGGGCTGCCGCTGCTCGACCTGAAGGACCTGCGTCGCGTGCTGCAGTTCACCACCCAGGAAGGCAAGGCCGAGGTGCAAAAGCAGTACGGCGCGGTGAGCCCCGCTACGGTGAACACCATCCTGCGCAAGCTGATCGAGGTGGAGCAACAGGGCGCGGACCGCTTCTTCGGCGAGCGCAGCTTCGATGTCAACGACCTGCTGGCGCAGCGGAACGGCAAGGGCGTGGTGCACATCGTGCGCCTCACCGACATCCAGGACAAGCCGCGCCTCTTCAGCACCTTCATGCTGTGCCTGCTGGCCGAGATCCACGCGACCTTCCCCGAGGTGGGCGATGGGGAGAAGCCCCGGCTCTGCCTGTTCATCGACGAAGCCCACCTGATCTTCAACACGGCCACCAAGCCCCTGCTGGAGCAGATCGAGACCATCATCAAGCTGATCCGGAGCAAGGGGGTGGGGGTGTACTTCTGCACGCAGGACCCAACGGACGTGCCCGAGGCGGTGCTGGGGCAGCTGGGCCTGAAGGTGCAGCACGCGCTGCGGGCCTTCACCGCCAAGGACCGCACGGCCATCCGGCGCACGGCGGAGAACTACCCCCTCACCGACTTCTACGACACGGAGACCCTGCTGACCACGCTGGGCATCGGCGAGGCACTGGTGACGGCGCTGAGCGAGAAGGGCACACCGACCCCGTTGGCCCACACGCTGATGCGAGCGCCATCGACCCGCATGGACGTCCTGAGCCCGCTGGAGCTGGACGGCCTCGTGGCCCGCAGTGCGCTGGCGGCCAAGTACAACGAGGTGATCGACCGCGACAGCGCCTTCGAACTGCTGGAGAAGCGCCTGAACGGGGAGGAGGGCGAGGCGAAGCCCGAGCGGGCCGAGAAGCGGTCGAACACCACCGAGCCCAAGCCGGCCAAGCCCGAGCGGTCGCTGGTGGACGACCTGAGCCGCAATACCATGGTGCGGCAGGTGGGCAACACGCTGGTGCGCGAGCTCACCCGTGGGCTCCTGGGCGTGCTGGGCGTGCGCCCCCGCCGCCGCTGA
- a CDS encoding tetratricopeptide repeat protein: MMSIRPSDVLLCTFLLVLAAPGTGQSTYRMDAAQLLQQGDIELRLGNSERALQHYTNAIQTDPGYGDAYMKRASLYQRLGMYTGALQDMDRALELNPYSEHILDRRARLKVLMTDYKGAEEDRDRAVSLAPYDSLMMEHRADEQLLMQEPHRAIRSLSVMLGRTPNDPWLHLKKALAHLQAEQPVEALDEAAVALTLDSTLAIAHDLRGLAYERLGRPEEAFIAFDRAVGLDPGFAMAWFNRGRAHRAAGRAAAAEADLDTALALVTDLPQLWFERALARKELGDMEGALQDQSRVIGLSPGTMEALFNRSFARKQLGDHVGALYDAEQAIALRPEDADAWDLKGSIHLLLGEHNEAIAHYDRAIQLDPNAAQPHYNKGIALVMAYQIYEGCRELQRSQELGAAKATEAIRYFCAF, encoded by the coding sequence ATGATGAGCATCCGTCCGTCCGACGTCCTCCTGTGCACCTTCCTCTTGGTCCTCGCCGCACCGGGGACCGGCCAGTCCACCTACCGCATGGACGCCGCGCAATTGCTGCAGCAGGGCGACATCGAGCTGCGGCTGGGCAACAGCGAGCGGGCGCTACAGCATTACACCAATGCCATCCAGACCGACCCGGGTTACGGCGATGCGTACATGAAGCGGGCGAGCCTGTACCAGCGGCTGGGCATGTACACCGGGGCCCTGCAGGACATGGACAGGGCGCTGGAGCTGAACCCGTACTCGGAGCACATCCTGGACCGGCGGGCGCGGCTGAAGGTGCTGATGACGGACTACAAGGGAGCGGAGGAGGACCGTGACCGGGCGGTGTCCTTGGCGCCGTACGACTCCCTGATGATGGAGCACCGGGCCGATGAACAGCTACTGATGCAGGAACCGCACAGGGCCATCCGCAGCCTGTCCGTGATGCTGGGCCGCACCCCGAACGACCCCTGGCTGCACCTGAAGAAGGCCCTGGCCCACCTGCAGGCCGAACAGCCGGTGGAAGCGCTGGATGAAGCGGCCGTGGCCCTCACGCTGGACAGCACGCTGGCCATCGCGCACGACCTGCGGGGGCTGGCCTATGAACGGCTTGGTCGTCCAGAGGAAGCGTTCATCGCCTTCGACCGCGCCGTGGGCCTGGACCCGGGCTTCGCCATGGCGTGGTTCAACCGCGGCCGTGCCCATCGCGCCGCCGGCCGCGCCGCTGCAGCCGAAGCCGACCTGGACACGGCGCTGGCGCTGGTCACCGACCTGCCCCAACTCTGGTTCGAGCGGGCCCTCGCCCGCAAGGAACTGGGCGACATGGAAGGCGCCTTGCAGGACCAGAGCCGCGTGATCGGTCTGTCCCCTGGCACCATGGAAGCCCTGTTCAACCGCAGCTTCGCCCGCAAGCAGCTCGGCGACCACGTCGGCGCCCTGTACGATGCCGAGCAGGCCATCGCCCTGCGGCCGGAAGACGCCGACGCGTGGGACCTCAAGGGCAGCATCCACTTGTTGCTGGGGGAGCACAACGAGGCCATCGCCCACTACGATCGCGCCATCCAACTGGACCCGAACGCCGCGCAGCCGCACTACAACAAAGGCATCGCCCTGGTGATGGCCTACCAGATCTACGAGGGCTGTCGGGAGCTGCAGCGCAGCCAGGAGCTCGGCGCGGCGAAGGCGACCGAGGCCATCCGCTATTTCTGTGCGTTCTGA
- a CDS encoding tetratricopeptide repeat protein, with protein MKRTLILLFAAGTLGLHAQNSNVVNAYNYLQDGDLAKAAEFIEPAITNEATMGKDKTWRYRGDIYRLMALGQDETLKAQFPDAMQRAIDSYIKAQELDTKGSYKNEIQQNLLALQAASLNKGNDAFSAKEYDKAIALYGNSERIAKAFGAVDTNAIFNSALAYETKGDAAMAIQRYGECLSLGYDKPEIYRYKANLQKKAGDVEGAIATVREGRTKHAGNKDLILDEMSYQLESGRTEEAEKSVVEAIAADPENAVLYSILGSLYDAKANPKEGPAPAEADVAKWTDMAEENYKKSLERDPKFFDAYFNIGVLYNNRAATCYSKANGIKDNTAYEKAKTACDAVFVKAVPYFEKAHELRPDDVQTIQQLMKLYAKTDDQAKYAAMKAKLGQ; from the coding sequence ATGAAGCGCACCCTCATCCTCCTGTTCGCCGCCGGCACCCTGGGCCTCCACGCCCAGAACAGCAACGTGGTGAACGCCTACAACTACCTCCAGGACGGCGACCTGGCGAAGGCGGCCGAGTTCATCGAGCCCGCCATCACCAACGAGGCCACCATGGGCAAGGACAAGACCTGGCGTTACCGGGGCGACATCTACCGGCTGATGGCCCTGGGACAGGACGAAACGCTGAAAGCCCAGTTCCCCGACGCCATGCAGCGGGCCATCGACAGCTACATCAAGGCCCAGGAGCTGGACACCAAGGGGAGCTACAAGAACGAGATCCAGCAGAACCTGCTCGCCCTGCAGGCGGCCTCGCTCAACAAGGGCAACGATGCCTTCAGCGCCAAGGAGTACGACAAGGCCATCGCCCTCTACGGCAACAGCGAGCGCATCGCCAAGGCCTTCGGTGCGGTGGACACCAACGCCATCTTCAACAGTGCGCTGGCCTACGAGACGAAGGGCGACGCGGCCATGGCCATCCAGCGCTACGGCGAATGCCTGAGCCTGGGCTACGACAAGCCGGAGATCTACCGCTACAAGGCCAACCTGCAGAAGAAGGCCGGTGATGTGGAGGGGGCCATCGCCACCGTGCGCGAGGGCCGCACCAAGCATGCGGGCAACAAGGACCTCATCCTGGACGAGATGAGCTACCAGCTGGAGTCCGGTCGCACCGAGGAGGCGGAGAAGAGCGTGGTCGAGGCCATCGCTGCCGATCCGGAGAACGCCGTGCTGTACAGCATCCTCGGCAGCCTCTACGACGCCAAGGCCAACCCGAAGGAGGGACCAGCGCCGGCCGAGGCCGATGTGGCCAAGTGGACCGACATGGCCGAGGAGAACTACAAGAAGAGCCTGGAGCGGGACCCCAAGTTCTTCGACGCCTACTTCAACATCGGCGTGCTGTACAACAACCGCGCGGCCACCTGCTACAGCAAGGCCAACGGCATCAAGGACAACACCGCCTACGAGAAGGCCAAGACCGCCTGCGACGCGGTCTTCGTGAAGGCTGTGCCGTACTTCGAAAAGGCGCACGAACTCCGTCCGGACGACGTGCAAACGATCCAACAGCTGATGAAGCTGTATGCCAAGACCGACGACCAGGCCAAGTATGCCGCCATGAAGGCGAAGCTCGGACAATAA
- a CDS encoding zinc metallopeptidase, translating into MGAYIIGIVVMLVSLLVSHQLKSRFQKYSATPLANGMSGAEIAQRMLHDHGIGNVKVVSVPGQLTDHYNPANRTVNLSEAVYHARNAAAAAVAAHECGHAVQHATAYRWLTMRSKLVPVVQVTSSFMQWVLLGGILLINSFPQLLLFGIILFAMTTLFAFITLPVEYDASNRALAWIKRNGIVTAGEYAMSADALKWAARTYVVAAIGSLATLLYYVSIFMNRRS; encoded by the coding sequence ATGGGAGCCTATATCATCGGCATCGTGGTGATGCTCGTGAGCCTGCTGGTGAGCCACCAGCTGAAGAGCCGATTCCAGAAGTACAGCGCCACCCCGCTGGCCAACGGCATGAGCGGGGCGGAGATCGCGCAGCGGATGCTGCACGACCACGGCATCGGCAATGTGAAGGTGGTGAGCGTGCCCGGCCAGCTCACCGACCACTACAACCCCGCCAACCGCACGGTGAACCTGAGCGAGGCCGTGTACCATGCCCGCAACGCCGCCGCTGCCGCCGTGGCCGCCCACGAGTGCGGCCATGCCGTGCAACACGCCACCGCCTATCGCTGGCTCACCATGCGCAGCAAGCTGGTGCCCGTGGTACAGGTGACCAGCAGCTTCATGCAGTGGGTCCTCCTCGGCGGCATCCTGCTGATCAACAGCTTCCCACAGCTGCTGCTCTTCGGCATCATCCTGTTCGCCATGACCACGCTGTTCGCCTTCATCACCCTGCCGGTGGAGTACGACGCCAGCAACCGGGCCCTGGCCTGGATCAAGCGCAACGGCATCGTCACCGCGGGTGAGTACGCCATGAGCGCCGACGCCCTGAAGTGGGCCGCCCGCACCTATGTGGTGGCCGCCATCGGCTCGCTGGCCACACTGCTCTATTACGTGTCCATCTTCATGAACCGCCGGAGCTGA
- a CDS encoding NAD(P)/FAD-dependent oxidoreductase, with translation MARAEERTVVVIGGGAAGHMAAIAAAAHGAPVLLLEGSDKLLAKVRISGGGRCNVTHACVEPARLARHYPRGGSFLRKVFGVFGQPHTVAWFAAHGVRLHTEADGRMFPATNDSRTVIDALTHATQRAGVVTRLQHPVRGLDPVEGGWRLTGTFGSMDAAAVVVATGGGPKLEGFHWLQRLGHRVVPPVPSLFTFNIPDAGLRGLMGVAADPVRVRLAGMGLEAVGPVLITHWGLSGPAVLRLSAFGARALHERGYRYTVLVDWTGGAGEAAVVQALERAIADHPRKRVTNTPLFGLAARLWTHLTQVAELPEDKPWDELGRRGRDKLVAVLTNHTFHAQGKTTFKEEFVTAGGIDLAEVDPRTMESRVAPGLHFAGEVLDIDGITGGFNFQAAWSTGHVAGLHAAQRAR, from the coding sequence ATGGCCAGGGCGGAGGAACGGACCGTGGTGGTGATCGGCGGCGGCGCGGCCGGCCACATGGCTGCCATCGCCGCGGCCGCGCACGGCGCTCCGGTCCTGCTTCTGGAAGGCAGCGACAAGCTGCTGGCCAAGGTGCGCATCAGCGGAGGCGGTCGCTGCAACGTGACGCACGCCTGCGTGGAACCGGCTCGGCTGGCGCGGCATTACCCGCGCGGCGGGTCCTTCCTGCGCAAGGTCTTCGGCGTGTTCGGCCAGCCGCACACGGTGGCCTGGTTCGCCGCTCATGGCGTGCGGCTGCATACCGAGGCCGACGGGCGGATGTTCCCCGCCACCAATGATTCGCGCACGGTGATCGACGCGCTCACGCACGCGACGCAGCGCGCCGGTGTCGTCACCCGCCTGCAGCACCCTGTGCGCGGTCTGGACCCGGTGGAAGGCGGTTGGCGGCTCACCGGGACCTTCGGCAGCATGGACGCGGCCGCCGTGGTGGTGGCCACTGGTGGAGGCCCCAAGCTGGAGGGCTTTCACTGGTTGCAGCGCCTGGGGCATCGCGTGGTCCCACCCGTGCCGTCGCTGTTCACCTTCAACATCCCCGACGCGGGCCTGCGTGGCTTGATGGGCGTGGCCGCCGATCCGGTGCGGGTGCGCCTCGCCGGAATGGGCTTGGAGGCCGTCGGGCCCGTGCTCATCACCCACTGGGGCCTCAGCGGTCCGGCGGTGCTGCGCCTCAGCGCCTTCGGGGCACGGGCGCTCCACGAGCGGGGCTACCGGTACACGGTGCTGGTGGACTGGACCGGTGGAGCGGGGGAGGCCGCCGTGGTGCAGGCGCTGGAACGGGCCATCGCCGACCACCCGCGCAAACGCGTGACCAACACCCCGCTCTTCGGCCTGGCCGCGCGCCTGTGGACCCACCTCACCCAGGTCGCTGAGCTCCCGGAGGACAAGCCCTGGGACGAGCTGGGCCGCCGCGGGCGCGACAAGCTCGTGGCCGTGCTCACCAACCACACCTTCCACGCACAGGGGAAGACCACCTTCAAGGAGGAGTTCGTCACCGCCGGCGGCATCGACCTGGCGGAGGTGGACCCACGCACCATGGAAAGCCGCGTGGCGCCAGGGCTCCACTTCGCCGGCGAGGTGCTCGACATCGACGGCATCACCGGCGGGTTCAACTTCCAAGCCGCGTGGAGCACCGGCCACGTCGCGGGCCTCCATGCCGCCCAGCGCGCCCGCTGA
- a CDS encoding carboxylesterase family protein, with protein MRTLIILTGLALPAMLMAQTECGNGRYSDPTLFDSLTVTLAVPFGSNTGVNGSPQTLYMDVYEPSGDTLSERPVVLVAFGGSFVAGSRADVADICEAFAHRGYVAVAPDYRVGFFWPNATTTQQAVMRGAHDMRACVRFLRKTVAQDGNPYGIDVDRIIVGGVSAGAIAAIHATYLDQPNELPAVLVPDSAALGGMEGSSGTPNYSSDVRACFSYSGAIGDTSWIVAGDQPLVSVHEAGDQIVPCYTQQVSVFGIPTGLIASGSAHIHQHAEAIGLEHCFLLYPGNGHVGYFNTDPQGSEDIVVDFLANVVCGQPAGCGLLAVDVPESPANGPLPVFPNPSTGRFTVTLAQTTILDLFDATGRLVFSTTEPAGDRVLDLALQPGTYLLRDRQQPGSVTRLVVQDR; from the coding sequence ATGCGCACCTTGATCATCCTTACGGGCCTGGCCCTGCCCGCTATGCTGATGGCCCAGACCGAATGCGGCAACGGGCGCTACTCCGACCCGACGCTGTTCGACAGCCTGACCGTGACATTAGCCGTGCCGTTCGGCTCCAACACGGGCGTGAACGGTAGCCCGCAGACGCTCTACATGGATGTGTACGAACCGTCGGGCGACACGCTTTCCGAGCGGCCCGTGGTGCTGGTGGCCTTCGGCGGCAGCTTCGTGGCCGGCTCCCGCGCCGATGTGGCGGACATCTGCGAGGCCTTCGCGCATCGCGGCTATGTGGCCGTGGCGCCGGACTACCGCGTCGGTTTCTTCTGGCCCAACGCCACCACCACCCAGCAGGCGGTGATGCGTGGCGCCCATGACATGCGGGCCTGCGTACGTTTCCTGCGCAAGACGGTGGCCCAGGACGGCAACCCCTACGGCATCGACGTGGACCGCATCATCGTGGGCGGCGTCTCCGCAGGGGCCATCGCCGCCATTCACGCCACCTACCTGGACCAACCGAACGAGCTTCCTGCCGTGCTGGTGCCGGATTCCGCCGCGCTCGGGGGCATGGAGGGCAGCTCCGGCACGCCGAACTATTCCAGTGATGTGCGGGCCTGCTTCAGCTACAGCGGCGCCATCGGCGACACCAGCTGGATCGTGGCCGGAGACCAGCCCCTGGTGAGCGTCCACGAGGCGGGCGACCAGATCGTACCCTGCTACACGCAACAGGTCAGTGTATTCGGCATCCCCACCGGCCTCATCGCCAGCGGCAGCGCACACATCCACCAGCACGCGGAGGCCATCGGGCTCGAACATTGTTTCCTGCTGTATCCGGGGAATGGCCATGTGGGTTACTTCAACACCGACCCCCAGGGCTCCGAGGACATCGTGGTGGACTTCCTGGCGAACGTGGTGTGCGGCCAACCGGCGGGCTGCGGGCTGCTGGCCGTGGACGTTCCTGAGTCCCCGGCGAATGGTCCGCTCCCCGTGTTCCCGAACCCCAGCACCGGGCGCTTCACCGTCACCCTCGCCCAGACCACCATCCTGGACCTCTTTGATGCCACGGGCCGCCTGGTCTTCAGCACCACCGAACCCGCTGGCGACCGGGTGCTGGACCTGGCTCTTCAGCCGGGTACTTATCTGCTGCGCGACCGTCAGCAGCCGGGCAGCGTCACCCGTTTGGTGGTGCAGGACCGCTGA
- a CDS encoding FkbM family methyltransferase, with protein MWRTPLRTITRQLTRLPVRGRHRLADLVGEWTNTGEPIEIVRNGVRLSLDLGIRQHRMMFFGLYEVNIMNFLSRTLRPGMVVFDPGANMGYFAAHCLGLVGPQGHVHSFEPSRTANTRIRELNDLGTFRTWSLWDLALTDHTGTHTFYDTPRVMVRGFACLEGTFDPKDKIPYPVHVTTVDAFCAEQGIDQIDFLKLDIEGSELPALRGCQHMLAEGRVARIMVETTLLDRSQAEVQAMDDLLRGAGFRSYRALTDGRTVPVDVMAHRELREDILWLREG; from the coding sequence ATGTGGCGAACCCCGCTGCGCACCATTACCCGCCAGCTCACACGCCTCCCCGTTCGGGGTCGCCATCGCTTGGCCGATCTGGTCGGTGAATGGACGAACACCGGCGAGCCGATCGAGATCGTCCGCAACGGCGTGCGGCTGTCGCTGGACCTCGGCATCCGCCAGCACCGCATGATGTTCTTCGGCCTGTACGAGGTCAACATCATGAACTTCCTCTCCCGCACCCTGCGTCCGGGCATGGTGGTGTTCGATCCCGGGGCCAACATGGGCTACTTCGCGGCGCACTGCCTGGGCCTGGTGGGCCCCCAGGGCCATGTCCACTCCTTCGAGCCGTCGCGCACGGCGAACACCCGCATTCGGGAGCTGAACGACCTCGGCACCTTCCGCACCTGGTCGCTTTGGGACCTGGCGCTCACCGACCACACCGGCACGCACACGTTCTATGACACTCCGCGGGTGATGGTGCGGGGCTTCGCCTGCCTGGAAGGCACGTTCGACCCGAAGGACAAGATCCCCTATCCGGTGCATGTGACCACGGTGGACGCTTTCTGCGCCGAGCAGGGCATCGACCAAATCGACTTTCTGAAGCTGGACATCGAGGGCTCGGAACTGCCGGCGTTGCGCGGTTGCCAGCACATGCTGGCCGAAGGGCGCGTTGCCCGGATCATGGTGGAGACCACCCTGCTGGACCGCTCGCAGGCAGAGGTGCAGGCCATGGACGACCTGCTGCGCGGGGCGGGATTCCGATCCTACAGGGCGCTCACCGACGGACGCACCGTGCCGGTGGACGTGATGGCGCACCGGGAACTGCGGGAGGACATCCTCTGGCTGCGCGAAGGCTGA
- a CDS encoding SRPBCC family protein has product MRALKTILIILLALAGLFIILGLMGPKTFRVERSAVIHAPTEVVFNRVGKLAEMKTWGPWQEMDKDQVQSIEGTDGTVGAVWKWEGDTVGKGMQEIVAIEANKSVRTKLTFLEPMEAVNEGTYDLEAMGDSTRITWGLQGENGFVGRVMGVFMDMDKMIGPDFEKGLSNLKGLAETDAKAIAEQKARMVDGFEVNVAERPTMWYLGERKRVKWSNMEAFFSSTFGKAMGLMQAAGVEPAGAPSGLFYEWNEAKQEADMLAGIPVSSSTKDKLKGMTLVEVPAGKAYTIDHYGPYANTEKAHMAIDKKIKADGATMGDVVLEEYITDPGTEPDTAKWLTRVVYTIK; this is encoded by the coding sequence ATGCGCGCCCTGAAGACCATCCTCATCATCCTGCTGGCCCTGGCGGGCCTGTTCATCATCCTGGGCCTCATGGGCCCGAAGACCTTCCGCGTGGAGCGGAGCGCCGTGATCCATGCCCCGACCGAGGTGGTGTTCAACCGCGTGGGCAAGCTGGCCGAGATGAAGACCTGGGGACCCTGGCAGGAGATGGACAAGGACCAGGTGCAGAGCATTGAAGGCACCGATGGCACCGTGGGCGCCGTGTGGAAATGGGAAGGCGACACGGTGGGCAAGGGCATGCAGGAGATCGTGGCCATCGAGGCCAACAAGAGCGTGCGCACCAAGCTCACCTTCCTGGAGCCGATGGAGGCCGTGAACGAGGGCACTTACGACCTGGAGGCGATGGGCGACAGCACCCGCATCACCTGGGGCCTGCAGGGCGAGAACGGCTTCGTGGGCCGCGTGATGGGCGTGTTCATGGACATGGACAAGATGATCGGGCCCGACTTCGAAAAGGGCCTGAGCAACCTGAAGGGCCTGGCAGAGACGGACGCGAAGGCCATCGCCGAACAGAAGGCCCGGATGGTGGACGGCTTCGAGGTGAACGTGGCGGAGCGGCCGACCATGTGGTACCTCGGCGAACGCAAACGCGTGAAGTGGAGCAACATGGAGGCGTTCTTCAGCAGCACCTTCGGCAAGGCCATGGGGCTGATGCAGGCGGCGGGTGTGGAGCCGGCCGGCGCGCCGAGCGGGCTGTTCTACGAGTGGAACGAGGCCAAGCAGGAGGCGGACATGCTGGCGGGGATCCCCGTATCCTCTAGCACCAAGGACAAGCTGAAGGGCATGACCCTGGTGGAGGTGCCGGCCGGCAAGGCCTACACCATCGACCACTACGGGCCCTACGCCAACACGGAGAAGGCCCACATGGCCATCGACAAGAAGATCAAGGCCGATGGCGCCACCATGGGCGATGTGGTCCTGGAGGAGTACATCACCGACCCGGGCACGGAACCCGACACGGCCAAATGGCTCACCCGTGTGGTGTATACGATCAAGTAG